The segment TCTCTccacaactccattttgttgtggagtataagcACAAGAAGTTTGATgtattttacccttttcaaagcaaaaatacttcatTTGATTGTTAACAAACTCAGTACCATTGTCTGAACGTACTATTTTAAGACTAACATTAAACTGATTTAAAAGAATATTAACAAAGGatttaaaacaatcaaaaaccTCAATTTTAGATTTTAAAAGAAATACCCAAGTGGCCCTAGTAAAATCATCCACAATAGTCAGGAAATACTTAAACCCCTCAACAGAAGCAAGCCTATAAGGACCCCAGACATCTAGGTGAACCATTTCACCTAACTTGGTTGATGTATGTTGACTATGTGGAAAAGGTTCTCTAGTTTGTTTTGATTTATGACAAACATCACAAGGAGGAAGAGATTCATTTCCAAGTTTTAGAACACCTTTTAAAGATATTAAAGCTTGGTCTGCTGGATGACCAAGTCTACTATGCCATGTTAGTTTAGAAACATAACATTTAGACACATTATTTGTTGAAATACCCGAGGGAACACAATCAAGATAGTATAATCCCCCAGACTCTCTACCATTCTCCACCATCTTCTTTGATAGTGAATCCTGGATTTTACAAGTATGTTCAGAAAAAACAACCTCACAGCCACTATCTTTACAAAGTTTATGAACAGACAAAAGATTAACATTGAAATCAGGAACAGCAAAGACATCAAATAATGTAAGATGTGAGGACAATTGAAGATTCCCTATTTTATTTATAGAAGCTGATGAACCATTAGGATGTTTAACAGACAGATTAAGTTTAGACACATCTATAGCATCTTTAAGTTGAGACTCAGAAGCTATCATATGTTGATTAGCTCCTGAATCAACAATCCAGctttgagaaacatttgaactaaCAAAAGAATTACAACATTGAAACACAGACATACCTGCCATATTTGCAGTAGCAGACACATCATCACAAGCAGAATTCTCACTAATAAGACGCAAAAACTTAGAATATTGCTCACCAGTGAGAAAATGAGCATCACTTCCAAGACCGGACTCAGAAGAAACAGACTTGCTATTGTTAGCACTAGCAGAAGAAGAATTCACAGAAACAGATTTGTTTtgattattattttcatttttaaatttaaaatcctTTGGATAACCAATTAGTTTATAACATCTTTCTATCGTGTGACCTTTAAGATTGCAATGTTTGCATTGTAATCCTTGGTTTTTAAACCTAACTTGATTTTGCcctcatttaaaatcatttattttgctATTAAACACAGAAACttgtggttttgaagaagaaacagTAGACCCAAGAGACCCATTCTTTTGAAGAGACTCCTCTCTAGAAAGAATAGAGAAGGCAGATTTAACATTGGGTAAAGGTTCCATCAAAAGAATGTGACTCTTGACCTGATTATAAACATCATCAAGTCCACTAAGAAATTGCATTAGCTTCATCAATTTTGAATGATCATTAAGTTTTGTAGCTGCCTCACACACACATTCAGTTAAACTAGTCAACCCATCAAACTCCTTCCACAAAGAATCTAGTTTATTAAAATAATCAGAAAGAGAAGAACCATTTTGTTTTAATGTGTTAATCTGCTGATGGATGTTAAAAATTACGGATCCATCAGATTTATTATACGTTTCAAACAATTCATCCCAAATATCTTTAGCATTATCTGAATACACATGACTAGCATATATAGTCTCAGAAATTGACCCTAGAATCCAGTTACAGACAACAGCATTTACACGTTCCCATTTAGAGGCTTTAGTTTTCTCAGTACTTTCAAGAGTAATAGTACCATCCACAAAGCCCAATTTATTTCTAGCTTTAAGACCTCTAGACATAGCACTACGCCACAATCGATAATTCTCATTACCAGTTAGTTTAACAGTTATAATGGATGTTACAGTATTATCAGAAGGATGGACATATAAAGGATCATCAAAATCTATAGGAGTTTCCTTAGGAACACCACTCCCATCAGAAGTTTCACCAGCCATAGTAAATCACAAAAACAATCAAAGATCCAAATAACAAAAAAGATCAAGAACAGAAAACACCACTAATGTTGACTTAAAGTCCAGATGGTCACCACAATATGTTGGGGCCCAAGACAATCAACACagtgtgaaaaaaaaaacaaaaatagctTCAAGAAGCAACCAACAAAATAACAGATGTATTCAAAACATTAAAAAACTCCAGATCTACAGCTAGGAAAAAGAAAGAAGGGAACGAGAAACTCTCACAATGCAATAGGCAAATAAGATTGACTGTATCGACTCCCTAAATCCGTTTCCTACAAGGGTTTATCAGTGATGAAATCTGACCCCTCGAGGATTATTTCAGATTAATAGAGATTGATCGATTACGTTGGAGAGTTTTAAACTTCTTTACAGCAACACTCAGTGAGATCTTGAATCACAACATCCCTGAAAGATTAAACCAAAAAATCTCGCAATACCAAGATCTCAACAACTAGATTCTAGATTTAAGAAAAAAtaaagagaaaaccctaaacaGAACTCGTTCAATCACAAAAAACAAGAAAGGAAGTATACCTTTCACAGATCGTCAAAAGTAGAAGCACGAAAAGTCGAACAAGAAGCGACCGTCAGGATCAACGAAGACGAGCcttaagctctgataccatgttaaaAAACTCACAAGACAAATTTACCAACATCACCATTTCTCATATCATTTTAGGATCAAGAAACAGGTGGTTTTCAATTTACTTACAAATCAAAACTCACTACAAAATCACTCAGATCGTCACTCAATCTAATCTACTTCTaatcaacaaaaaaataaaagagaacTGATTACACCAGCTAATCACTCAGAACCCTCGAGAGATAAGAACGAGATACGAATGAGAGAAACCCTTGATCTGATCTTTTTCCTTATCAACTAATAAAGTCCAGAACATTCTCTTCTTCTATTTATATCTTGGATAAAACCCACGAATATAATCCGACCCAGACTTGATCCAGATTCAACCCGCGAGATTTCAACAATCTGCATACACTTATCACCCTTATAGAATACATACTTACACAATACACCCTTCAcaactttcttaaaataaatatGAGATTGTAATAAAGACAAATAACATTTTCAAcactagggaggttccctaggctttttcgAGGGGTTTCGGGACTAGAGAgaggttttagagagagagagagagagagagagagagagagtaaagagaataAAGAATGAGAAAGgcgtgaagaaaatgagggtgggagaggttctatttataggatgAAAAATGGCTGAACTTCGTGCCACATGTCaacatctagtggcaagacttggggagaaagcaatggccaagattgtgccacatcactcattttcgcacaacacacttccgacttctaaaatctgtaacttttacatGCAACCTCCGttattgacgttctttatatctacacgtaggtaaaaataagatctacaactttaattttgactccgtcggctaattctcgaccgatcttaaatttaacagtacgaggagattatattgttaaatgtccgcgtaaaattcataacttctacatacagactctattttcgtctgtctttttagttcctattaatgagatcttcaatttttATTTAGGTCGCGtgggccaaaaaccgctcgatctaaaattcgagtttcgggctgtgcactgctaagccaaatcttagaaaattcataacttcctcatacgaagtcagatttgggcgtttttttttgtatgttctcggtttaatgtatctacaacttttgtttagatttataaggctaaaaactcctccatcgtaaattcactatttacgtctcctggtgtcgtgtcggttttgccgtaaaatttCGACGGAcaataactttttcgttataactcggatttcaacgttctttatatgtacggaacccttgagacatattctacaacttagttaaaattatttattctaataatcttttgtcaaaaagtcattttcgacccctattatctctaaattgactagcccggatctacgggcgttacaaatatagttatggacttagacaccttatccaacaaaatagTCCCCATaatcggttgaaatagaccggagggtaggttgggcacccagatatgcctgacagggtaggttgggcacccatatatgcttaaccgaggtaggtcgggcaccccggtatgcctgaTAAGGGTAGCttgagcacccaaatatgctcaacagggtaggtcgggcacccatatatgtctggctgtatgtttattgtatggtatgtggtatgatgtgggaacttactaagctttgtgcttacggttttcagttttggtttcgggtacttcttcgaaaggaaaggagcTGGCATGACTGCAACACCTCACACCACTATCTTACGCACTATGGtgttcttgggatttgtactctaacattattaTGATTTGTTTTGAGACATATGATTTATGGTTTATATGATATGAGATAACACAATGATGCTTTCAATAATTTGTCTTAtgaattataaaattaaaaatgaaatcttttgtcatggattttgggatgttacatgaatGAGAACTTGTCAAACATGAGATTTGCTTGGATGAAGTAGTTGAAGTCAACCCGCTAGTAGGCAGAGCCAATTAATTCGCTAACATCGGTGTATGTATTTTATTAGTGAGTTTTGCTTCTGCTCCCATTTAGGGTTTGGATTTTGAAATTGTGAAGTAGGTGTAGATATACAAGCTAGTAGTAATAACATGTCTCCTTAGATAAATTAGTTTGAACTAGGATATGAACCATGCAGGAGCTATCAAGTATGAATGATTGGTTTAAAGTGGTGATATCAATTTATCTTAACCCAGTAACTTGATACtagtattttgtttttcatgttaCATATTTACACTTAAGACTATTTATCCATCTAGTGACGGGGGAAGGATTTCACTTCTTCAAGGATGTAAGGAGCTTCTCTCATGAACTAATATCCAACAAGCCTGAAATTGATCCGAAGTTCAGATTAGCTGTTGTGTTATGCCTTTGTTTATAATTCGTGATGCTTTGTGCATGTATTAATTTGAGAAGATTTAATTTTAATCTAAGTATTGTTGTGTTTATATCATAGATAGAAACATCATCATTAGAAAAAAATTGAACAACAAAACAATACGATGCAAAAATGGTATTTTGTTATGATTGGATCTTGTTCTTAATTttattttgtagtttttttaatttgatttttatttttagtattaATTAGGGTGATATTATTGTGCTTTGCATGTTGGcataatatataaaatttttataTAAGGACAATTTATTTTCTACATAGAGACCAAATATGTCAATATAAAGCACTAAAAACATAGaccattttaaaaagaaaaaaagttacACATGAACCGatagtttttataatttttttatatacaaaGACCAAAACTTTCAAGATATAAAATATTGTAACCAAAATATTAAACCCAAAAATATACTATTCATTTCTATTttcttctttatatatatatatatatatatatatatatatatatatatatatatatatatatatatatatatatatatatatatatatatatatatatatatatatatatatatatatatatatatatatatatatactaaaaacAATATTAGGATTCACCTATTTTTTTTGTTATCATTTTACAAAAAGTTAAGTCATAAGATCATATATCATTTATggtttaaactttcaaaaaccaTCCATATTAAAACTCTCAAAAAGGCTTCTGATGGCATCTTTTGAGAACTGCAATCACCATTTACTTAATTTTGTAAaagttattttaaaattatagTAGCCCACAACCATTCTTAAATTAGGGTGTTCAGATATTCAAAAATTCGGATAATAGATTTTGATATCTGTATCCGATATTTCGGATATCCAAAAATTCAGATACGGATTCGAATActaaattcggatatccgaaatttttATCTTTTAGTCACTATTAAATTTTAATCCATAAAGTTAATGTATTATACTGGTTGAAATCTATAAAAAAACCCAACTTATTGCCAAAGTTGAGATCAAATAAACCCAAAATTAACAACCATTAAACAACCCATATATGAACCTATTGATAGTCTACAAGCCtaatattaaattaaacaaattaaaaacCATCAAGTATCAATTTGAGACACACAAACAATGAATGGGTAAGTCACCGCAGGTTGCGAAACAACTAAGAACATTTGACCCAAAGCTCCATTCTTCAATTGCTAGCTTTTATATCCACAAATTAAAAcacagtttaaaaaaaaaatagtaacatGTCAACTAACCAATATGGTCTAAAAACAGCAACAACATCGATCTATGTTTATAAAGTTAACATTATATTTGAATGAACATCAAACATAATGAACATTACATGTCATTAGCAATCATGATTTAGATCTAAACAAAGTAGCAAAAACAGTTACAATTAATgagaaaaaatataataaaacaattaaaaatcatatatttctaaCTTTTAATCTTCCAAATTTACATAttcaagttatatatatatatatatatatatatatatatatatatatatatatatatatatatatatatatatatatatatatatagagagagagagagagagagagagggagagagagagagagagagagagagagagaacgagtcaagatcaaataagaagaaaatttttggtaggaaggtaagaaattttttatatacatattttcttaggaaaaaaatgaaatgaatcattagatgattcaaaagtaagatgattcataagaaaaaaaatccagaaaaaacacttttatgattcatttttatgtaaatcaagaaaaaaattcacttttatgacaattttagtgaatatcaacaaaatcattgtaaaaatgaatcatcgaaatgttttttcgggatttttttttgtgaatcatgttattattgatttatctaatgattcatttattttgttcGCCAAAAAAATAAGccgaaaaaaaatttcttaccttcctaccaaaaaaaatttcttaccgggtatatatatatatatatatatatatatatatatatatatatatatatatatatatatatatatatatatatatatatataatcataattttggataccggatatccgaaatatccgaaaaatatataaaatgaatATCCGTATCCGAAACCGAAAATTCGGATAATTTTGGATTCAGATATCGGATTTTTCGTATCAGGTTTTCGGATACGGGTTTTTTTGAACACCCCTACCCCAAATATATCGTCTTCCCCCTCCTCGAGCAACAATGTCTATTTCTCTTTAATACATAGtcgtaaaaaaaataaagtaaaaaactCACCATCAACACCATATCAAAACACGAAAatgatttaattaaaatattaagctAATGATGCTGTGTTTTGTTTTAGTAATATAAAAACACTATAAAAcaataaacacaaaaaaaaaaaaaataaataaacatttatttatttaatataattaatcaTACAAGGACGACAAACAAATGTTAATATGATGTTAATTTcatttcgaattttgagaacgaaacAACAAATCATGACAGCGTGTTTTCTACACTTGATACAAAcatgaatttgaaatttaatttggtttcaaacttattttgtcgtgtgtatatatatatatatatatatatatatatatatatatatatatatatatatatatatatatatatatatatatatatatatatatatattaggttgtGCCATAAATTACCACTTTCatagtttcattttatgtaacaaaAAACCAATCCCAGATCTCGTACCTTGAAGGCTTGAAATGTAAAGTTGTCGTCAAGTTAgaatttttaaaaatcaaagtttgtcttaaattaatttgatattaactAAAATAACATGACGTTTACGACCCATCGACCATCATACCACCATAAATGTTTGACGCGTATAGTGCCTTTCTcgaatgttaaaaaaataaaagaaggaTAAGAATTAAGAAGATTTCAAAAGAAGAAACAAATACTAAATGTTAAATAATACTTTGTACAAAGAATGAGAAAGGAGGTCAAGAGCGTAAACATCTCTTTTCTATCCTAATAATTTTATAAAGAATGATTTCATAATTTAATTATTTACCAGTTTAAACGACAATGGCTTTGGCCTTAAACCAAGTAAAtaaaatatacaaagaaaattcaAAACTACATTTGTgttaaatttattttaaaaacaaagaatataataacatacaacaagaatataaatatattaaagaaTCCATAATAAACAAGTTAATAATATAGCTAAATGAAAttgaatatttaaaataaattaaagagCAAATTACACTAATGATCCCTATGGTTTGAGATAATTTGCATATTTGGTCCATTGTAATTTACACTAAATTAAATTCAATCACAGATTTAGCTAGTAAGTTATTACCCTTGTTTTGTCCTTATCTACCTACTTCTAATTAACAATGGATATTCCATTGAGACTTGAACCTATGATTTCTCATATAAGAGGATCACTATTAGTCTAGCTTTGAAACAGACGAACTATAGTATTTATTTcagtaaataatttttttatatatattgtaATTGTAATCAATAAATAAACGTAATTTTTTCTTTTGCAAAACATGTATTGAACTCGATACATTACTTTTAACAAGGATGTGGCGGCAAGGAAGAGCATAAGGGGGGTGTTGTGGACTTGTGGTGACAAGAAAAAAGTTGAGCTAGAAGAAATATGCACGACACCCATGTTTCTCACCAATTAAGATCCAAACCAGGCACAAATTTTGACTAAATAATTCaaacaaaatatatttataatatcttAAAATTCAAAAGTTGACCAAGTACACGGTTGACATAAACAACTCATTTCTCAATCAAGATTTGATTGAAAATCACTATTAtacatcaatgtttgaaattgTGAATGTGTCATCCACCATTTTCTTATATTAATTCAGTCCAACTACAAGAATCCAAGCTCATCAATTCGTTTCTCATTTTCGCAACACCATGCCAATGGCAACTGAAGAATCAATTTTGTTTCACATCATTATAATCGTGAATTTATTCACCCTTTCAGTATCTCAAGATTTCTTGTTCTCTAGATGTGATAACCTAAATTTCACTACAAACAGTAGGTACCAAAGAAATCTTAACGAAGCATTATCGTCCCTAACCTCTGATACCAGCATCAGGTATGGGTTCTACAATGGATCAGTTGGTCAAATCCCGGATCAAGTCAACGCGATTGCACTGTGTAGAGGCGACGTTCAGCCAGAAGATTGTCGAACTTGCATAAACGACGCCATTACAAGATTAAGAGAAACTTGCCAAAATCAAAAGGGTGGAATTGGGTGGTATGATAATTGTATGTTAAGGTATTCTAATTCGACCATTTTGGGAAATAGAGACACCAGCTTTGCAGGTTACATGTGGAACAATAACAACGCTTCGAATGTCGACGAGTTTAATCAAGCTCTCCGCCAGTTGTTGGATCAACTAAGAACCGAAGCTTCAAATGGTGGGTCTCTTCGTAAATATGCTTCCAACAACATTACTGGCCCTAGATTTTCAACGATCTATGGGCTTATGCAGTGTACACCGGATTTATCTGAAGATCAGTGTTATGATTGTTTGGATACTGCAATTCGACAAATTCCTAATTGTTGTGATAGCAAACGTGGAGGAAGAGTTCTATATCCTAGTTGCAATATTAGGTATGAAGATTCTAGATTCCTTAATGATACGGTGGTTCTTGGACCACCACCTTCGCCGCCATCAACACCGCCAGCttctccgccaccaccaccaccaacttcAGGTATACATATCTAAACCTCCGACCATGCATCATCCTATATAATACTATGCTATAAGAATTAATCTGATTAGTTCTTTTACAATAAAATTCAGGTAAGAGTAGTAACACGATTATTATAGTCATTGTTGTTGTTGCAACCGTTGGTGGAGTGATATCATTGGTGGTTTTCGTTTGCATCTTCATGAGAAGAAAAAAGAAGCTGCAAGGACGCCCTCCACAAAATTCAGGTGGGTGTTGattgtttcttttctttcttgTTTATTCATATTAGAGTATTTCCATTTACAATTAAtccaacccaattattaattaaaaaaattaatttctttTTCTTCCACCTATATAACccaataaaatccaaatttttacTCATATTAACAACTAAATCATTTTTTATTAAGTAAATATATTcttttttattcaaataaaatttattaaatcAAGATTGATATGGTTTTATtggtttttaaaattaaattttataaaaaaatcatatatttacttatttattaaatattgggaaaaacaattaataaaaaaataggcGGAATGGTGTTTGATATAAAGACATGTTCGGTGCATGGTTGGAttgcttttatttttattttatttttttaattttattaatatacattcctaatacaaaaaaaaaaaaaaaaaaaaaaaaaaaaaaaaaaaaacctttattgGTGTGAATAGTCTTTGCTAGAATATTAATTAGGGTTTTAAATTACATAATAATTTTGATGATAATTATAGTTTATGAGGAAGGAGATATTGATGAAATTAGTACGGCCGAATCATTGCAATATAGCTTTGGTATCATTAGAGTAGCAACAAATGACTTCTCGGAGAATAATAAGCTTGGACAAGGTGGATTTGGTTCGGTTTATAAGGTTAGTAACAAACTACAACAAAATCATCACTTTGTAATGTAATATTTAACACAAAATCCATTTTAAGGACTATAtcttaaattgttttcttctaaaTTTTTTAGGGTAAGTTACAAAATGGACAAGAAATAGCAGTGAAGAGGTTATCAAAGGACTCTGGGCAAGGCGAacaagaattcaagaatgaagtctTGTTGCTTGCAAGGCTACAACATCGAAATCTAGTTCGGCTCCTAGGATTTAGCCTAGAAGGGCCCGAACGACTTTTGATGTATGAGTTTGTGCAGAATGCAAGCCTAGACCAATTTATATTTGGTAAGTTAGAGTTTTATTCTTGAAATTATATTATCCATATGATAAGGATTAGAAAATGTGTCcttttaatattaattaataagcTTATGTTTGACTAATCAATTAGATCCAACAAAGCGAGCGACTCTGAACTGGGAAAGACGATACAAAATAATAGGGGGTATTGCGAAGGGACTTCTGTATTTACATGAAGATTCACGACTAAAGATAATTCACAGAGATATGAAAGCTAGTAATGTTTTGTTGGATGCACAAATGATCCCCAAAATTGCAGATTTTGGTATGGCAAGGTTGTTCACACAAGAAGAAACGCAAGGCAACACTAGTCGAATTGTTGGAACCTAGTAAGTCGTCACCCGAAAAATTAATTTTTACACTAATAATCGATATATGACAAGCAAACACTTAAATGGGTCTGGTGAAATGTATACTAATTAGTGTTAAACTTCCTTTAATGTGTGAATTAACAATTATTCTTATTGTATTAGTGGATACATGGCACCAGAGTATGCAATGCATGGACAATTTTCAGTTAAGTCAGATGTATTCAGTTTTGGTGTGTTGTTACTTGAAATTGTAACTGGTCACAAGAACCATAACTTCCAAAACGGAATGGTGACAGTGGATCTTCTTAGTCATGTATGTGTTAAATATAGTTTGCTGATAACTCTTTCTTTATTCAAACATATAAGTTCTAGTTTAACTATACTAATTTTCTTGTTGCAATTTGTTTAATATTTCTAGGCATGGAAAAGTTGGAGA is part of the Lactuca sativa cultivar Salinas chromosome 7, Lsat_Salinas_v11, whole genome shotgun sequence genome and harbors:
- the LOC111907228 gene encoding cysteine-rich receptor-like protein kinase 15; this translates as MPMATEESILFHIIIIVNLFTLSVSQDFLFSRCDNLNFTTNSRYQRNLNEALSSLTSDTSIRYGFYNGSVGQIPDQVNAIALCRGDVQPEDCRTCINDAITRLRETCQNQKGGIGWYDNCMLRYSNSTILGNRDTSFAGYMWNNNNASNVDEFNQALRQLLDQLRTEASNGGSLRKYASNNITGPRFSTIYGLMQCTPDLSEDQCYDCLDTAIRQIPNCCDSKRGGRVLYPSCNIRYEDSRFLNDTVVLGPPPSPPSTPPASPPPPPPTSGKSSNTIIIVIVVVATVGGVISLVVFVCIFMRRKKKLQGRPPQNSVYEEGDIDEISTAESLQYSFGIIRVATNDFSENNKLGQGGFGSVYKGKLQNGQEIAVKRLSKDSGQGEQEFKNEVLLLARLQHRNLVRLLGFSLEGPERLLMYEFVQNASLDQFIFDPTKRATLNWERRYKIIGGIAKGLLYLHEDSRLKIIHRDMKASNVLLDAQMIPKIADFGMARLFTQEETQGNTSRIVGTYGYMAPEYAMHGQFSVKSDVFSFGVLLLEIVTGHKNHNFQNGMVTVDLLSHAWKSWRDGTASSLIDPTLRDGSDSIRDMIRCIHIGLLCVQEDIAERPTMASVVLMLSSFSLTLAVPSEPAFFMHTSTNPEKPLFEGHTSSTTTNSRHLESKSRSSQRSIATDISIEDLYSR